One part of the Chryseobacterium sp. 7 genome encodes these proteins:
- a CDS encoding ABC transporter ATP-binding protein: MKNIIEIRNLNYGFSQKKKILKNLSISIPKGSIFGFLGANGAGKSTTMKMLIGSILDEKKNIQIFGENLSVLYPEGFKRIGSLIDTATFYDHLSGWDNLMIISQLRSLPKSECERVLHLVDLWESRNLKMKKYSLGMKQRLSIAMTLLGKPELLILDEPVNGLDPNGMMEIRELLIKLNREEGVTIFISSHLLQEIEKMITHLAIISHGEIKFTGSIKELNELYRYSHIKIGLNDAQKHISEIPENYSPKLIDENTIEVTSRSKEDIIDLVRKLVLNHAEIFEIKSGAGLEEWFMEITKN; the protein is encoded by the coding sequence ATGAAAAACATTATTGAAATTCGAAACTTAAATTATGGATTTTCACAGAAGAAGAAAATTCTAAAAAATCTCAGTATTTCGATACCGAAAGGCAGTATTTTTGGTTTTCTGGGAGCCAATGGAGCAGGAAAATCTACAACAATGAAGATGCTTATAGGAAGTATTCTGGACGAAAAGAAAAACATACAAATTTTCGGAGAAAATCTTTCAGTACTTTATCCGGAGGGGTTTAAAAGAATCGGAAGCCTTATCGACACTGCTACGTTTTATGATCATTTATCCGGCTGGGATAATCTGATGATCATCTCTCAATTAAGAAGTCTTCCAAAATCAGAATGTGAAAGAGTATTGCATCTTGTAGACCTGTGGGAAAGCAGAAATCTGAAAATGAAGAAATATTCCTTAGGAATGAAACAAAGACTTTCCATTGCGATGACTCTTTTGGGGAAACCTGAACTGTTGATTCTGGATGAACCCGTCAATGGTTTGGATCCTAATGGAATGATGGAAATCCGTGAATTATTGATAAAGCTTAATCGAGAAGAAGGAGTAACGATATTTATCTCAAGCCATTTGCTGCAGGAAATTGAAAAAATGATTACTCATCTTGCTATTATTTCGCATGGAGAAATAAAATTTACTGGAAGTATAAAAGAATTGAATGAACTGTACCGATACAGCCACATCAAAATTGGATTGAATGATGCCCAAAAGCATATAAGTGAAATCCCGGAGAATTATTCTCCGAAATTAATTGATGAGAATACAATAGAAGTTACTTCCAGATCAAAGGAGGATATTATTGACCTTGTGAGAAAGCTGGTTTTAAACCATGCTGAAATTTTTGAAATCAAAAGCGGTGCAGGTTTAGAAGAATGGTTTATGGAAATTACAAAAAATTAA
- a CDS encoding gliding motility protein GldB: MKIFRYIALSSILAAGLVSCKKESENQWKVEVKQTAEKVNVTDISKEFYNPNIPLDQFKAQFPWFQGSVSDADFGKRRADAEEIKIYKEAIGKINEAKLQTELQSLFSHIKYYFPQFKNPKVYLFSSALQMVQDPIFYDEKGNLLFIDVTGFMGDGNANYKGLELYFQKSMNPQNIVPKVSQLFAENIVTESPDHQKFIDQIILNGKVMILQDAFLPDTPDYLKMNYTQKQYDWAKSNEANIWNYFVESNLIFGDDPRLGERFISPGPFSKFYTEIDNESSPRIGIFTGWQICKAYLKEKPETKLTEFLKMDATTIFNQSGYKPKLK; encoded by the coding sequence ATGAAGATTTTTAGATATATAGCGCTTTCTTCTATTTTAGCTGCCGGACTTGTTTCCTGCAAAAAAGAATCTGAAAACCAATGGAAAGTAGAAGTAAAACAAACTGCCGAAAAGGTTAACGTTACAGATATTTCCAAAGAATTTTACAACCCGAATATTCCTTTGGATCAGTTTAAAGCTCAATTCCCATGGTTTCAGGGAAGTGTTTCTGATGCTGATTTCGGGAAAAGAAGAGCTGATGCTGAAGAGATAAAAATCTACAAGGAAGCTATTGGAAAAATAAATGAGGCAAAATTGCAAACGGAGCTTCAAAGTTTATTTTCACATATTAAATATTACTTTCCACAGTTTAAAAATCCAAAAGTATATTTGTTCTCATCTGCTTTACAGATGGTTCAGGATCCTATATTTTATGATGAAAAGGGCAATCTTTTATTTATAGATGTTACTGGTTTCATGGGAGACGGAAATGCCAATTATAAAGGATTGGAACTGTATTTCCAGAAGTCGATGAACCCACAGAATATTGTTCCGAAAGTATCCCAGCTTTTTGCGGAAAACATTGTAACGGAATCTCCTGACCACCAGAAATTCATTGATCAGATTATTCTGAACGGGAAGGTTATGATTCTTCAGGATGCTTTTCTTCCTGATACTCCTGATTATTTGAAAATGAATTATACTCAGAAGCAGTACGATTGGGCAAAGAGCAATGAAGCTAATATCTGGAATTATTTTGTAGAAAGCAATCTGATTTTCGGAGATGATCCAAGATTGGGAGAACGTTTTATTTCGCCGGGACCATTCTCAAAATTTTATACAGAAATTGACAATGAATCTTCGCCACGAATCGGAATTTTCACAGGATGGCAGATCTGTAAGGCATATCTGAAGGAAAAACCTGAAACGAAGTTAACAGAATTTCTGAAGATGGACGCTACCACAATTTTTAACCAGTCGGGTTACAAACCAAAGTTAAAATAA
- a CDS encoding thioredoxin-like domain-containing protein, with protein sequence MKKLITAINIEWLKIKGLGLIYTAIILGALIPLINFIPSFFKPDPITKDALQYSIFEDAIGGSPLKYFTFFILLLFLIIAANRIAQTDHKNNGWQLMETQPVNKFQLYFSKYIILLSLSFICIFSYFIFNIILSLTEYYMYPNPAKLLTFDVVWMLKTYTRIIAATLGIAALQLCFSVVFQGFIWSFLIGALGLGSNIYSIVEKNSFFFNPYSSLYTFWNAPEIRDLNHFISHSEYMSFFWMVVFLAIGYFWYSKKGFKNAFLNNKKQIGISTVLLIAGTGLLYCIQKPKPYVSGGSETSITGKLETDLKIDSVKIVSKEFHKKIGSAAVKNNSFSWSTTQNLPLDEYILEIGNKKLEVVMGNGDWFDFDIKLNSTNIAFNLKSNRKSDQVYNKTESSFGMEFWFALKNQNLNNNPEKFYELAMSDWEDNKRILDDYADAENNALSEDYKAYRKQLMAVKYLNEINNYRKMTSWSDPKFAAPKIFLNELNENILKPTPLLSKNDDYLQFKLDQMLTDDDQRSNPDSILFAKINLLPQGKTKDQLLSKHLSKSIEIQSDSAVRSKLFAAEISKINGTDYKQKLYSKLEEINISQKGAPFPDLKLLQDNGSFQNLSRYKGKYIVVDFWASWCGPCKKIRPVFETRSYQYRNYKNIQFISISLDQEKSKWLNYLKTKPSNIPQYWLENAEQFMNKYKIQYIPRFIIIDPEGKIFNFNSPFPDEDNFVEALDKLKKY encoded by the coding sequence ATGAAAAAATTAATCACTGCCATCAATATAGAATGGCTCAAAATAAAAGGTTTAGGACTCATTTACACGGCAATTATCTTAGGAGCTTTAATACCGCTCATCAATTTTATTCCGTCTTTTTTCAAACCGGATCCAATTACTAAAGACGCCCTTCAATATTCCATTTTTGAAGATGCGATTGGGGGAAGCCCTTTGAAATATTTTACATTTTTCATTTTGCTTCTATTCCTGATCATTGCAGCAAACAGAATTGCACAAACTGATCATAAAAATAACGGATGGCAACTGATGGAAACACAGCCTGTCAATAAATTTCAGCTTTATTTTTCGAAATATATTATTTTACTATCTCTTAGTTTTATTTGTATTTTCTCCTATTTTATTTTTAATATAATTTTATCGCTAACAGAGTATTATATGTATCCAAATCCTGCAAAATTATTAACTTTTGATGTGGTATGGATGCTCAAAACCTATACAAGAATTATCGCTGCTACTCTAGGAATTGCTGCATTACAGCTTTGTTTTTCTGTAGTTTTCCAGGGGTTTATCTGGTCATTTCTTATTGGTGCATTAGGATTGGGATCCAATATTTATTCAATAGTCGAAAAAAACAGTTTCTTCTTTAATCCGTACAGTTCATTATATACATTCTGGAATGCTCCGGAAATAAGGGATCTGAATCATTTTATTTCTCACTCAGAGTATATGAGTTTTTTCTGGATGGTTGTCTTCCTGGCTATTGGATATTTCTGGTATAGTAAAAAAGGGTTTAAAAATGCTTTCCTTAACAATAAAAAACAAATTGGTATTTCAACGGTTCTATTAATTGCAGGAACAGGTCTACTTTATTGTATACAAAAACCAAAACCTTATGTAAGCGGTGGGTCAGAAACTTCAATCACAGGAAAATTAGAAACAGATCTTAAAATTGATTCTGTGAAAATTGTTTCAAAGGAATTTCATAAAAAAATCGGATCTGCTGCAGTTAAAAACAATTCTTTCAGCTGGTCTACTACCCAAAACCTTCCTTTAGATGAATATATTCTCGAAATCGGTAATAAAAAACTTGAGGTTGTCATGGGCAATGGTGACTGGTTTGATTTTGATATTAAGTTAAATAGCACCAACATAGCATTTAATTTAAAGTCAAACAGAAAATCTGATCAGGTTTATAATAAGACTGAGAGTTCTTTCGGAATGGAATTTTGGTTTGCCCTGAAGAACCAGAATTTAAATAATAATCCGGAAAAATTTTATGAATTAGCCATGTCTGACTGGGAAGACAATAAAAGAATTTTAGATGACTATGCAGATGCCGAGAATAACGCACTTTCAGAAGATTATAAGGCATATAGAAAACAGCTAATGGCGGTTAAGTACCTGAATGAAATAAATAACTACAGAAAAATGACTTCGTGGTCTGATCCTAAATTTGCTGCCCCAAAAATATTTCTGAATGAACTGAATGAAAATATTTTGAAACCCACTCCGCTTTTGAGTAAAAATGATGATTATCTCCAATTTAAATTGGATCAGATGCTTACAGATGATGATCAGCGTTCTAATCCGGATAGTATTTTATTTGCTAAAATCAATTTGCTTCCTCAAGGAAAAACGAAAGATCAGTTATTATCAAAACATCTATCTAAAAGCATTGAAATACAATCAGACAGTGCAGTCAGAAGCAAGCTTTTTGCAGCTGAGATTAGCAAGATAAACGGTACTGATTATAAACAAAAGCTTTATTCAAAGCTTGAAGAGATCAATATTTCACAAAAAGGGGCACCGTTCCCAGATCTGAAACTTCTGCAGGATAATGGAAGTTTTCAAAATCTTTCAAGATATAAAGGAAAATATATTGTAGTAGATTTCTGGGCAAGTTGGTGTGGTCCTTGTAAAAAAATTCGTCCTGTATTTGAAACAAGAAGTTATCAATATAGAAATTATAAAAATATCCAGTTTATTTCAATCAGTCTGGATCAGGAAAAATCAAAATGGTTGAATTATCTCAAGACAAAGCCTTCAAATATTCCACAATACTGGCTTGAAAATGCGGAACAATTCATGAATAAATACAAAATACAATATATTCCGAGATTTATCATTATTGATCCTGAAGGTAAAATATTTAACTTTAATAGCCCATTTCCTGATGAAGATAATTTTGTAGAAGCTTTGGATAAGCTGAAGAAGTATTAA
- the gldC gene encoding gliding motility protein GldC encodes MRKTQITIDVELDENHVPENITWNAQDGGIEKQDTKATMISVWDEKTREALRIDLWTKEMPVDQMKMFIHQILISLGSTYQRATGEEDVAQWMEEIAEEFAVKSAIK; translated from the coding sequence ATGAGAAAGACTCAGATTACGATAGATGTAGAGCTTGATGAAAATCACGTACCGGAAAACATCACATGGAACGCTCAGGATGGAGGTATTGAAAAACAAGATACTAAAGCAACGATGATTTCTGTTTGGGATGAAAAAACAAGAGAGGCTCTAAGGATAGACCTTTGGACCAAAGAAATGCCTGTAGACCAGATGAAAATGTTTATCCACCAGATTTTAATATCTTTAGGAAGCACGTACCAGAGAGCAACAGGTGAAGAGGATGTAGCACAATGGATGGAAGAAATTGCAGAAGAGTTTGCTGTGAAATCTGCCATTAAGTAA